One segment of Saprospiraceae bacterium DNA contains the following:
- a CDS encoding M28 family peptidase yields MHKSLAFVACTLLANTLSSQTPNQAPLISNFVASADWPNNTLTLTYDLFDEENDPVEISLAFSSDGGQTYNLTPLVSASGDWGFPVATGTNRAIVCDISALAPMQSAAFTVRLVADDKQNFDIQALVEEVDSLRLRDDLAFVEGIRHRVTGLTHLNAVRDELRQHFDQLGLALSEQTFTYLGATGRNIIGTLSGTGTSEKVVIVDAHYDTVNNSPGADDNGSGVAGVMEVARILSRYPSKKTLRYIGFDMEEDGLRGSLAYVGSLPLNEQVEGVFNFEMIGYYSEEPNTQDIPPGFNLIFPDATAQINANQRRGDFITNVANANCEPLALLFSSAAAEFVPDLKVVTLISPGNGTLVADLLRSDHAPFWFGNKPALMLTDGADYRNDCYHTPQDMADDKLNFTFMANVVKATVAAVAQLAEIQHGDWATTTFQGTTQTWNPSECSVAIWHHTSNTDVLSLTVSNCLFTSANVEIMDENGRLLHSEVLRLNGHEQQHSMHFPRLPSGIYFAKITWPSGMRTQKFVVAR; encoded by the coding sequence ATGCATAAATCGCTTGCATTCGTTGCTTGCACCCTGCTTGCCAACACGCTCTCTTCCCAAACACCCAACCAAGCACCCCTGATTTCCAACTTTGTTGCTTCGGCGGACTGGCCCAACAATACGCTTACCTTGACGTACGACCTCTTCGACGAGGAAAACGACCCAGTGGAAATATCGCTCGCCTTTTCCAGCGATGGCGGCCAGACCTACAATCTCACCCCCCTGGTGTCTGCTTCGGGCGATTGGGGTTTTCCTGTGGCAACCGGAACGAATCGCGCCATAGTGTGCGACATCAGTGCGTTGGCACCCATGCAGAGCGCGGCATTTACCGTTCGTCTGGTGGCCGACGACAAGCAAAATTTTGATATTCAGGCTTTGGTGGAAGAGGTGGATAGCCTGCGCTTGCGCGACGACCTCGCATTTGTGGAGGGTATCCGGCACCGGGTCACGGGATTGACCCACCTCAACGCTGTGAGGGATGAATTGCGCCAACATTTCGACCAGTTAGGGCTGGCCTTGAGCGAGCAGACATTTACATACTTAGGAGCGACTGGACGCAACATCATCGGCACGCTATCTGGTACCGGCACTTCAGAGAAGGTTGTCATCGTGGATGCGCACTACGACACGGTCAACAACTCGCCCGGAGCCGACGACAATGGCAGCGGTGTGGCTGGAGTCATGGAAGTAGCCCGTATATTGAGCCGCTACCCATCCAAAAAGACGCTGCGCTACATCGGTTTTGATATGGAAGAAGATGGCTTGCGGGGTAGCCTGGCTTACGTCGGAAGTCTTCCGCTTAATGAGCAGGTGGAGGGTGTGTTCAATTTTGAAATGATTGGATACTACTCTGAAGAGCCCAACACTCAAGATATACCGCCGGGCTTCAACCTCATTTTTCCCGACGCGACGGCCCAAATCAATGCCAACCAACGAAGAGGCGATTTTATTACCAACGTGGCCAACGCCAATTGCGAGCCGTTGGCACTTCTGTTCAGCAGCGCGGCAGCAGAGTTTGTGCCTGACTTGAAAGTTGTCACGCTCATATCGCCGGGCAATGGCACGCTGGTGGCGGATTTGCTGCGCAGCGACCACGCGCCTTTTTGGTTCGGCAACAAACCCGCGCTGATGCTCACCGATGGTGCCGATTATCGCAACGACTGTTACCATACCCCACAAGACATGGCGGATGACAAACTCAACTTCACGTTCATGGCCAATGTGGTGAAAGCCACCGTTGCCGCAGTCGCCCAATTGGCCGAAATCCAGCACGGCGATTGGGCCACCACGACTTTTCAAGGCACCACCCAAACTTGGAACCCATCCGAGTGCTCCGTCGCAATTTGGCATCACACAAGCAATACCGATGTCCTGAGCCTCACAGTGTCCAATTGCCTATTCACTTCCGCCAACGTGGAAATCATGGATGAAAACGGCAGGTTGCTGCACAGCGAGGTTTTGCGCCTCAACGGGCACGAACAACAACACAGCATGCATTTCCCGCGACTGCCTTCGGGCATATATTTTGCTAAAATCACTTGGCCGAGTGGCATGCGTACCCAGAAATTTGTGGTCGCCCGTTGA
- the metH gene encoding methionine synthase: MLASLHSAARERILIIDGSMGVFLQSYKLDEADFRGERFAQHHRDLKGNFDVLCLTKPDIIEGIHRAYLDAGADIIETNTFNATAISQAEFDMPAGVCYDINFAAAQIARRAADDYTAAEPSRPRWVAGAVGPLNKTLSLSPDVNAPGFRALTFDEAKDAYAEQMRGLVDGGAHLILIETIFDVLNCKAAIYAVEEVFEEKNTRLPVIISGTITDASGRTLSGQTVEAFWISVKHAKPFAVGLNCALGAAEMRPHLETLSQIADCFISAYPNAGLPNEFGEYDQSAHEMCVLMEDFARSGFVNILGGCCGTTPEHIRHIAEHVSKYPPRVPPHSSFAGLRNEPSPSTNGKAQPGFTMLAGLEPLIIRPETNFVNIGERTNVTGSAKFAQLIKSGNYAEALSVARQQVEGGAQIIDVNMDEGLLDSEAAMVKFLNLMSAEPDIAKLPVMVDSSKFRVIEAGLKCLQGKSIVNSISMKEGEAEFVRQANICRRFGAAVVVMAFDEQGQADTTQRKVEICQRAYKILTEQVGFDPTDIIFDPNIFAVATGIEEHNEYAINFIEATRIIKATCPGAKISGGVSNLSFSFRGNNVVREAMHSAFLYHAIQAGMDMGIVNAGMIEVYEEIPKELLQRIEDVLFNRHPDATEELVKLAESFKSTGGKTLTEDLSWREGSVKERITHALVKGLDKFIEEDTEEARRLFPAPLQVIEGPLMDGMNVVGDLFGAGKMFLPQVVKSARVMKKAVAYLEPFIQAEKGATFAAKGKILLATVKGDVHDIGKNIVGVVLGCNNYDIVDLGVMVPAEKILKTAIEEKVDVIGLSGLITPSLDEMVHVAKEMQRLNFNIPLLIGGATTSKTHTAVKVEPQYSNAPVVHVLDASRSVAVVSSLLTKNETEHKAFVQGVQVEYEQIRVQRANRQSSKQYLTLEQARANKLELDWRNYTPPKPNFVGIKTFDNYSLEEISDYIDWTPFFQSWQLAGKFPAILDDEVVGVEAKKLYHDAQSMLRQIIDGQWLTARAVIGIFPANAIDDDDIHLYTDESRTTVLTTLRNLRQQNVKAAGQANFCLSDFVAPAATGKADYLGAFAVTAGIGIEKHVKRFEATHDDYAAIMLKALADRLAEAFAERMHERVRKEFWGYAAAENLDNDSLITEKYQGIRPAPGYPACPEHTEKRTLWQLLQPEERSGIQLTESCAMYPTASVSGWYFSHPDSKYFGLGQIGKDQTEDYARRKGMSLAEAERWLMPVLNYDP; this comes from the coding sequence ATGCTCGCCTCCCTGCACTCGGCTGCTCGCGAGCGCATTCTCATCATAGACGGCTCCATGGGCGTCTTCCTACAATCGTACAAATTGGATGAGGCCGATTTTCGCGGCGAACGCTTCGCACAGCACCACAGAGACCTCAAAGGCAACTTCGATGTGCTGTGCCTTACCAAGCCTGACATCATAGAGGGTATCCACCGCGCCTACCTCGACGCGGGCGCAGACATTATAGAGACCAACACCTTCAACGCCACCGCCATCTCGCAGGCCGAGTTTGATATGCCAGCGGGTGTTTGCTACGATATCAACTTTGCTGCCGCACAAATCGCTCGCCGCGCCGCAGATGACTACACCGCCGCCGAACCATCCAGACCACGCTGGGTGGCAGGTGCCGTCGGCCCGCTCAACAAAACCCTTTCGCTCTCGCCCGACGTGAACGCCCCCGGCTTCCGGGCACTCACGTTCGACGAGGCTAAGGATGCCTACGCGGAGCAGATGCGGGGCCTTGTGGACGGGGGCGCCCACCTCATCCTGATTGAAACCATCTTTGATGTGCTCAACTGCAAAGCAGCCATTTACGCAGTAGAGGAAGTTTTTGAGGAAAAAAACACGCGCCTGCCCGTCATCATATCTGGCACCATCACCGATGCCTCTGGACGCACATTGAGCGGCCAAACGGTGGAAGCGTTCTGGATTTCGGTGAAACACGCGAAGCCTTTTGCCGTGGGTCTCAATTGCGCACTCGGCGCCGCCGAAATGCGGCCACACCTGGAAACACTTTCCCAAATCGCGGATTGCTTCATCAGCGCCTATCCCAATGCAGGCCTTCCCAACGAATTTGGCGAATACGACCAAAGCGCCCACGAAATGTGCGTTCTGATGGAAGACTTCGCCCGCTCAGGTTTTGTGAACATCCTCGGCGGCTGCTGCGGCACCACCCCCGAACACATTCGGCATATCGCGGAACACGTCAGCAAATATCCGCCGCGCGTGCCGCCCCACAGTTCCTTTGCAGGGCTGCGGAACGAGCCCTCCCCTTCCACCAATGGTAAGGCTCAGCCGGGCTTCACCATGCTCGCGGGTCTCGAACCGCTCATCATTCGCCCGGAGACCAATTTTGTCAACATCGGCGAACGCACCAACGTGACCGGCTCCGCCAAGTTCGCACAACTCATCAAGTCGGGCAATTACGCAGAGGCGCTCAGTGTGGCACGTCAACAGGTAGAGGGCGGCGCCCAAATCATTGACGTGAACATGGACGAGGGGCTGCTCGACTCGGAAGCCGCGATGGTCAAGTTCCTCAACCTCATGTCCGCCGAACCCGACATCGCCAAACTGCCCGTGATGGTAGATTCCTCCAAATTTCGAGTCATCGAGGCTGGCTTGAAATGTTTGCAGGGAAAAAGCATCGTCAACTCAATTTCGATGAAGGAAGGCGAAGCCGAGTTTGTCCGACAAGCCAATATCTGCCGCCGCTTCGGCGCAGCAGTGGTCGTAATGGCATTTGACGAGCAAGGCCAAGCTGACACCACCCAACGCAAGGTGGAAATCTGCCAACGTGCCTACAAAATACTGACGGAGCAAGTTGGGTTCGACCCCACCGACATCATTTTCGACCCCAACATCTTCGCCGTCGCAACAGGCATAGAAGAACACAACGAATACGCCATCAACTTTATAGAAGCCACACGCATCATAAAAGCCACCTGCCCAGGTGCCAAAATATCGGGAGGCGTGAGCAACCTTTCCTTTTCATTTAGGGGAAACAATGTGGTGCGAGAGGCAATGCACTCTGCCTTCCTCTACCATGCCATTCAGGCCGGTATGGACATGGGCATCGTGAACGCCGGCATGATTGAGGTGTACGAGGAAATACCCAAAGAATTGCTCCAACGCATCGAGGATGTGCTCTTCAACCGCCACCCCGACGCTACCGAGGAATTGGTCAAACTGGCGGAATCCTTCAAGTCCACAGGCGGAAAAACACTGACAGAAGACCTCTCGTGGCGAGAAGGCAGTGTGAAAGAGCGCATCACGCACGCGCTGGTGAAAGGTCTCGACAAGTTTATCGAGGAAGACACGGAGGAAGCCCGTCGCCTGTTCCCTGCCCCGTTGCAGGTCATCGAAGGGCCGTTGATGGACGGCATGAACGTGGTGGGTGACTTGTTTGGAGCCGGAAAGATGTTCTTGCCACAAGTGGTCAAGAGCGCCCGTGTGATGAAAAAAGCAGTGGCCTATTTGGAGCCATTTATTCAGGCTGAAAAAGGCGCGACCTTCGCAGCGAAAGGCAAAATCCTCTTGGCGACCGTGAAAGGTGATGTGCACGACATCGGCAAAAACATTGTCGGGGTGGTACTGGGCTGTAACAATTACGACATCGTGGATTTGGGCGTGATGGTGCCTGCCGAAAAAATACTAAAAACGGCCATCGAGGAAAAAGTAGATGTCATCGGCCTGTCAGGACTGATTACCCCTTCGCTCGACGAGATGGTGCACGTCGCCAAAGAGATGCAACGCCTCAATTTCAACATCCCCTTACTCATAGGAGGAGCCACCACTTCCAAGACCCACACCGCCGTCAAAGTGGAACCACAATACAGCAACGCGCCCGTTGTCCATGTGCTCGATGCCAGCCGTTCGGTCGCCGTGGTCAGCTCGCTGCTCACCAAAAACGAAACAGAGCACAAGGCCTTCGTGCAAGGCGTACAGGTCGAATACGAGCAAATACGCGTTCAGCGCGCCAACCGCCAATCGTCAAAACAATATCTGACGCTTGAACAAGCCCGCGCCAATAAGCTGGAATTGGATTGGCGCAACTACACACCTCCCAAACCCAATTTTGTGGGCATAAAAACCTTCGACAACTATTCGCTCGAAGAGATTTCGGACTACATTGACTGGACACCCTTCTTCCAAAGCTGGCAGTTGGCAGGCAAATTCCCGGCGATTCTCGACGACGAAGTGGTAGGCGTGGAAGCAAAAAAACTGTACCACGATGCGCAATCCATGCTGCGTCAAATCATTGACGGGCAGTGGCTTACAGCGCGGGCAGTAATTGGGATTTTCCCAGCCAACGCCATTGACGACGACGACATCCACCTCTACACGGACGAAAGCCGAACCACCGTGCTGACCACGCTGCGCAACCTAAGGCAGCAAAATGTGAAAGCAGCGGGACAAGCCAACTTCTGCCTCTCCGACTTTGTCGCCCCAGCCGCAACAGGCAAGGCCGACTACCTCGGCGCATTCGCAGTCACCGCAGGCATCGGTATCGAGAAGCACGTCAAACGATTTGAAGCCACCCACGACGATTACGCCGCCATCATGCTCAAGGCGCTCGCCGACCGTTTGGCGGAGGCATTTGCCGAACGAATGCACGAACGGGTGCGCAAAGAATTCTGGGGGTATGCTGCCGCCGAAAACCTCGACAACGACTCGCTCATCACCGAAAAATACCAAGGCATTCGGCCAGCGCCCGGCTATCCCGCTTGCCCCGAACACACTGAAAAACGAACGCTGTGGCAGTTGCTCCAGCCCGAAGAACGGTCAGGCATACAGCTGACCGAAAGCTGCGCCATGTACCCGACCGCTTCGGTGAGCGGCTGGTATTTTAGCCATCCCGATTCCAAATACTTTGGGCTGGGGCAAATCGGCAAAGACCAAACGGAGGATTACGCACGACGCAAAGGCATGAGCCTCGCCGAGGCAGAGCGTTGGCTGATGCCCGTGTTGAATTACGACCCGTGA
- a CDS encoding winged helix-turn-helix transcriptional regulator has product MIDALISSKTRIKLLLKFFLNSHATAYLRSLESEFGESSNGIRVELNRLEGAGLLTSESEGNKKIFRANTSHPLFNEIHNIVMKHVGLDQVIENVIQRLGQVQRVYLVGDFSKGMDSQVIDLVFVGDFDKTYLTSLVEKAEKIIGRKIRYLIYDSEEAAMIDWKKHNPEPLLIWSENKV; this is encoded by the coding sequence ATGATTGACGCACTCATCTCTTCCAAAACACGCATCAAGCTATTGTTGAAATTTTTTCTCAACAGCCACGCCACCGCGTACCTGCGCAGTTTGGAGAGTGAGTTCGGCGAATCCTCCAACGGCATCCGCGTGGAGCTCAACCGATTGGAAGGCGCAGGCCTGCTTACTTCCGAAAGCGAAGGCAACAAAAAAATCTTCCGTGCCAACACATCCCATCCGCTGTTCAACGAGATTCACAACATTGTGATGAAACACGTCGGCCTCGACCAAGTCATTGAAAACGTCATTCAAAGACTTGGGCAAGTGCAGCGCGTGTATCTTGTCGGCGATTTTTCAAAAGGCATGGACAGCCAAGTGATTGACTTGGTGTTTGTCGGCGATTTTGACAAAACCTACTTGACCTCATTGGTTGAAAAAGCGGAGAAAATCATCGGGCGAAAAATCCGCTATTTGATTTACGACAGCGAGGAGGCGGCGATGATTGACTGGAAAAAACACAACCCAGAACCCCTCTTGATTTGGAGCGAAAACAAGGTTTAA
- a CDS encoding nucleotide sugar dehydrogenase, with the protein MYQALKDKQKTIAVVGLGYVGLPIALEFARHFRVIGFDINKARIEMMRRGEDPSRELDPEAFHNTDITFTDEIEVLRKAHFFVIAVPTDIDEHKVPDLNPLKKASASVGKALKKGDYVIYESTVYPGCTEEDCLPILEEVSGLKMGRDFKLGYSPERINPGDKSRPLTKILKIVSGSDDEALEEIAQTYGHIIEAGVYKASSIKVAEAAKVIENTQRDLNISLMNELAMIFDRMGIDTYEVIKAASTKWNFIKLYPGLVGGHCIGVDPYYLLHKSVELGYEPQVILSGRRINDGMPAWIAKKLVQLLIQKDKSPGKSKVLVLGITFKEDVADIRNSKVAALVHELQDYSINVHVADPHASPNEVAHEYKLTLVDNISDDYDAIVVAVAHHEYRQYDSAYFKSITKGHPILMDLKALYDKVDADIHYWRL; encoded by the coding sequence ATGTATCAAGCACTTAAAGACAAACAGAAAACCATCGCAGTAGTTGGCCTCGGCTATGTCGGCCTACCCATCGCTTTGGAATTTGCCCGCCACTTTCGCGTCATCGGCTTCGACATCAACAAGGCCCGCATCGAAATGATGCGCCGGGGCGAAGACCCTTCCAGAGAACTCGACCCGGAAGCATTTCACAACACCGACATCACGTTCACCGACGAGATAGAAGTACTCCGAAAGGCTCATTTTTTCGTCATAGCCGTGCCAACGGACATCGATGAACACAAAGTGCCCGACCTCAACCCACTAAAAAAAGCCTCAGCCAGCGTGGGCAAAGCCCTCAAGAAAGGTGACTACGTCATCTATGAGTCAACGGTATACCCAGGCTGCACGGAAGAAGACTGCCTGCCTATCTTGGAAGAAGTGTCCGGCTTGAAAATGGGGCGCGACTTCAAACTAGGGTATTCCCCAGAGCGCATCAATCCCGGCGACAAATCACGCCCATTGACCAAAATACTCAAAATAGTGAGCGGCTCCGACGACGAGGCATTGGAGGAAATCGCCCAAACCTACGGCCACATCATAGAAGCTGGTGTCTATAAAGCCAGCAGCATCAAAGTCGCTGAGGCCGCCAAGGTCATCGAAAACACACAGCGCGACCTCAACATCTCTTTGATGAACGAGCTGGCGATGATTTTCGACCGCATGGGCATAGACACTTACGAAGTCATCAAAGCAGCCAGCACCAAGTGGAATTTCATCAAACTGTATCCGGGTCTCGTCGGCGGCCATTGCATCGGCGTTGACCCCTATTATTTGCTGCATAAATCCGTGGAGCTTGGCTACGAACCCCAAGTAATTCTCAGCGGACGGCGCATCAATGACGGGATGCCCGCTTGGATAGCGAAAAAGCTCGTTCAGCTGCTCATCCAAAAAGACAAAAGCCCCGGCAAATCAAAAGTATTGGTGCTCGGTATCACTTTCAAGGAAGATGTGGCCGACATTCGCAACTCCAAAGTGGCCGCTCTCGTGCATGAGCTTCAGGACTACTCCATCAACGTGCACGTCGCTGACCCGCATGCGTCGCCCAACGAGGTGGCTCACGAGTACAAGCTCACGCTGGTGGACAACATTTCTGACGACTATGATGCCATTGTCGTAGCCGTAGCACATCATGAATACAGACAGTATGACAGCGCCTACTTCAAGTCAATCACTAAGGGGCACCCCATCCTGATGGACCTAAAGGCGCTATACGACAAGGTGGATGCCGATATTCACTATTGGCGACTTTAA
- a CDS encoding DegT/DnrJ/EryC1/StrS family aminotransferase, with protein sequence MTIQMVDLKTQYHRIKEEIDQAVLGVIESTQYIGGPKVISFKENLEKYLGVTHVIPCANGTDALQIAMMALGLKPGDEVIVPAFTYVATAEVIGLLGLTPVMTDVDPDTFNIRADHVEAAITPRTKAIVPVHLFGQSVDMEPIMALAKKHNLFVIEDNAQAIGADYNSEGGATSHPHTKKTGTIGHFGCTSFFPSKNLGCYGDGGALMTNDPALADAARMIANHGQSKQYYHDKIGVNSRLDAIQAAILDVKLKYLDEYCNARRRAADYYDAVFSAIPQLKTPTRSAHSTHVFHQYTLQIKTPNPSATRDELKMFLSEQGIPCMIYYPVPLYKQEAFKQYWGGQTLPATEHLCDAVFSLPMHTEMTEEILKKITGTVRAFFEK encoded by the coding sequence ATGACAATTCAAATGGTTGACCTCAAAACCCAGTATCACCGCATCAAGGAAGAAATAGACCAAGCGGTTTTGGGTGTGATTGAGTCCACACAATATATCGGTGGGCCTAAAGTCATCTCTTTTAAAGAAAACTTGGAAAAATACCTCGGCGTGACACACGTCATCCCCTGTGCCAACGGTACGGACGCGCTCCAGATAGCGATGATGGCATTGGGGCTGAAACCCGGCGACGAGGTCATCGTGCCAGCCTTCACCTACGTCGCCACCGCAGAGGTCATCGGCCTGCTGGGGCTTACCCCGGTCATGACCGATGTTGACCCCGACACTTTCAATATCCGCGCCGACCACGTCGAAGCAGCCATCACCCCGCGCACCAAGGCAATCGTCCCGGTGCATCTTTTTGGCCAAAGCGTTGACATGGAGCCAATCATGGCATTGGCCAAAAAGCACAACCTGTTTGTCATTGAAGACAACGCGCAGGCAATCGGGGCTGACTACAACAGTGAGGGGGGAGCCACAAGTCACCCACACACTAAAAAAACCGGAACCATCGGACACTTCGGCTGCACCTCGTTTTTCCCCTCCAAAAATCTCGGCTGCTATGGCGACGGCGGCGCGTTGATGACCAATGACCCGGCCTTGGCCGATGCCGCACGCATGATTGCCAACCACGGGCAATCCAAACAGTATTATCACGACAAAATCGGCGTGAACTCCCGCTTGGATGCCATTCAGGCCGCCATTTTGGATGTCAAACTCAAATATCTGGATGAGTACTGCAATGCTCGCCGCCGCGCCGCCGATTACTACGATGCTGTTTTTTCAGCCATCCCCCAATTGAAAACCCCGACAAGAAGCGCACACTCTACGCACGTTTTTCACCAATACACCCTGCAAATCAAGACACCCAACCCCAGCGCAACCCGCGATGAACTAAAAATGTTTTTGAGCGAGCAAGGCATCCCTTGCATGATTTACTACCCCGTTCCGCTCTACAAACAAGAAGCTTTCAAGCAGTATTGGGGCGGACAAACGTTACCCGCGACTGAACATCTATGCGACGCTGTGTTCTCACTGCCCATGCACACAGAAATGACGGAGGAAATTTTGAAAAAAATAACTGGCACGGTGCGGGCTTTTTTTGAAAAATAA